The sequence below is a genomic window from Gossypium hirsutum isolate 1008001.06 chromosome A11, Gossypium_hirsutum_v2.1, whole genome shotgun sequence.
TTTCAATAAACTATGGATGCAACAGATCAACATATTGATTAAGGGCTGTACAACAGATTACAGTGATACTGCAACTGCCAAGTGCAGTAATTATGGGCGGTAATCGCTAATTGGCCAAACAAACTAAAATGCAGCTATCAGGCTGGTTGATGAGAATGCTCCAAGAGGAAGAACTAATATGGAATCTATTTAATACTAAGTCTCTTTAAGGTTAAAGTTTAATCAAGCAAGCATGAATGttcaataaaaaaatggaaaactaACTGGCCATTTAATTGAAACCTGCAGCAGAGTATCCTTATAACCAAAAAGTACCAGTCAAGCTTGCTTAAGTTTCTATTCAGCATTGACCTTAGGGCCTTACACATTCAAGAATCCTAAAGATCTGAGCCAACTACACGAATCTTTTCCTTCCATTTAGCCTCTGTTAAAGCATTCTCTTGTCCCACActtaaatttcatttcttttttatctagatattaaaaatcatttttcaacaGAAAGCATCTAAACCATGCTTATGACTAAATTCATTAAAGCATCCTTTCTCCCAGTTTATATATGATTGcatcaactttaattttttttttctttaaagtcATTCTCATTCTATCTTTTTTTTGGGGTATTTTTGCTTATATCCGTTTCAATGTTTCCATTTGGATCACAAGCTACGTGTGCACATTTTCTCCACCTAAACACAAAAGGCACTGTTACTATTAATCTAAAGAAAGTATTTAACCAATTTGTAGTACTAACCAATGGTTTTTCGTAGTACTAAACGTTTCCTCTATGAATTTTAAAACACCTAAAGCAGAGACCAAACCTGAAATCTATGCCTTTCAAAAAGTGGTCTCTGCACAAACTGATTCCTCTACTAACAATGGGGAAACTTTCTTCTAATGgatctaaaattttaatgttctCACCCCATTTCACAAGCCTGTCCAAAAATTCTGCTGCAATACTTTCCTGTCAAACAAATAACAAGCTTTGCCTCGTCATGaattggaaatagaaaaaaaatataacaaaatcgaCGAAGACATGCTACAGGCATAGTTCAAGAACTCGTGGTAGCAGAATCTTTCCCTTTTTGGATCTAATGTGTGACTTTGACTTGAATCATAATAACAGTAATTTTCATCCAACCACGTTCCCATACAAGAAGAGTTTTGAAGTTATGAGTGAGGAgaaatataatcctattttaggAGCTtatcataaaaaaagaaaaggtaccCTTTAGGGAGATGAAGATGAAGGGCGAATGCACCCTTGATTTAGGGATAAATGTTGGAAGAAATCTAGAGTAAAAATTTGGGGAGAAGAAAGCAGGCTATTTTGAGGATAAATTTTAGGCGTGTGGTGTTGAATAACAATTCAAAGGCCCCACCCGTGAATACTTATTACAACAGCTGAGGGAATATAAGTATAATAGCAAAGCTGTAAAGTTACCTAAACGATGAACTAAACTTAAAAATTACTATAACAGGCGGAATAGGGCAGAAATAAAATTGCAATTCCATCCAACCAAGCCGTTGAACTTATCCTTCACTAAAATCACAAAATTCTTAACCACTCggcatttaattttaatcaaggtGTTATCTTAAAGAAAAAGGAGAATTCAAGGTGTCAttgacatattttaattttatttctcttttaaagTGAGAGATTAGCTAGATTCGAGGCAGTGCACAAAAGTTTTGGCCTGACGTGAGGATGCACGCCTCCACAtatatctaattgtacagaattatttataaaactaataaaaactaCGAAATTACAAAAAGAACCCAGAAGAAAAAAATCTCCCTAATATCTACACTTTTTCTACTTCCGTTGAACAGTCGTAAACAAATCGAGtctccatctttctttcttcacTAACAAATTTAACCAGTTTTTTGGGAGTTAAATAGCTTGAAATCGATGGCAGGAATGAGATTGTCGCCGGAAGAGTCTACGGAAGCTAACCAACATCTTCAGCTTCCGCAGCAACAGCTGCAGACCGGTCGAGAAGCGGCTTCCGATGACGACAGGTCGGTGGCTGCAGATTCATGGTCTATAAAGAGCGATTACGGAAGCACACTTGATGATGAGCAGCGCCACGCTGATGCCGCCGAAGCCCTGTCCTCCGCTGCCAACTTCCGTCCCGCCTCTGATTACAGGTTTCTCTTTTAGTTATTCTATTTGTCTTCCggttttgccttttttttttaaatattaatcttTGGCTAGTTTTTGAGTTTGATAGTCCATAAACAAGTGCTTTCGAGTTGTAGAAAGTGAATTCGGTGCTTACtttcttacttttatttatttatttatatatgtacatgtatgtattttttaggAGTGAATTTTAAGCTTGAGATTTGATCTattgacaatttaaaatttctttgcGAGAAGATGAAATGAATATTTAATTATCTTGGTTTAACTTTCTTAGTTTGACTTTTGGATTGGAAAATTTCATAGTTTATTTGACCTTAATTATTGCTTGTATTAGtgtgatttttatattatttcaaaaaattatacgTGGATCAGTGCtatggaaatgaaaagaaaagttaTTGATATGATCAATCTATAGAAATTTTAGTTCTATACAGCCAAAAGGTTAAGAGTTCTACATttcaatatataattatttatcgtTATAGATAAATGCAATCAAGAAACAAGTTCTTTTATTCTAGTATGGTTCTtttgcctttttctttccccagCTATAAAGCAATAGGGAATACTACAAAGAAAAATCATATATGATGGAAATGTGCTGATGAGTATAACGGAATACCAATTCAAACATATTTGTTCCATGcaaatgtaaaagaaattatGGATTTTGTTCTCTatgtaatttcatttttaatcGTTCAAGAATATTATTTCCTTTTATATCCCAAAACACGTTATACTTTTTATGGCAAGTAGGAAAGTTGACAATGAAATGGGGgcttattagttaaattttcagGATTTGGTTTTGATAGGTGGAATTATAGGACAATATTATTTTAACCCATTGCTAAAGAAGTTAAATAGTTTATATTAATCATTGCCTGTATGATTTTTATTGTACGTACAGTTCCGACAAGGACGAACCAGATGCAGAGACATCAATGCTTGGTCTTCAGAGTTACTGGGATGCTGCATATCTTGATGAGCTTGCCAATTTTCGTGAACATGGTCACGTTGGTGAAATTTGGTTAGCATTACCTTAACTATGTTAATTTGCCTTCAAGCTGGGCATTATATTTGTACTAATAGCCAAAATGTTTTTATCAGTTATCACATAAGCATGTAAtctgtgtgtataaatatattaaatggaATTTAATTTGACATGCATTTTCATGGTTGCCCCAATGACCCTTTGACTTGATACCTTCTTTGAGTTGGTATCTGTGCCTAGTTTAATAACTTTTCTTATAGCAAAAGGATTGTAAAACTTTTATTTGTgctaatttaatttcaaaacttgTAGTTAATCTCTTCACTGTTTTACCTCTCTTTCCATAGGTTTGGAACTGATGTCATGGATACTGTTATTTCTTGGACCAAAAGTTTGTGTACTGATGTTTCTCAAGGTCACATCCCGAATCATGTTGGAGAGCCCAAGCCGCAGTCTGTTGAACACGATGAAAAGTATTTGTCTTGCTGGAGTGTACTTGACATTGGCACGGGAAATGGTCTGCTCCTTCAGGAGCTTTCTAAGCAGGGGTATAAtctaagactttgcctgtagctCTGGTATTTTATGCTACTAATATCAGTTCAAGTAAAATAATTTGTGGTCTTTAAGTGAAACAATCAGTTTGCTTGCATATTGTTATTGCTATTGCTCTACTGGTATTTTATAAGACATATTTTTGCTAGTGTCATAACATGAGCAGATAAGAGGTGCTCTTAGTCTTATGATCTTCAATTTAGGTTGGCCTTGGCCAAAATATTATAAGTGATAATGGATATGAATGAATATTTCCTGAAGAAAAGGACTCTGTTTTACCTAAAGATGGACAAAGTTTTATTATGATTGTGAaacaatatagatatataaagaaACCCTGGTAGGTAACTAATATTTGAATAGGGCAATGTAGCCATCCTGCCTGTATAACTTGATAAATGAACCATTTAAATAACTAGAGAACATTTTTCCTGTTTATAATTGCTTGTATATATTTGAGGCTTAATTGCAAAAGGTGTCCCAAACAATGGGCCAAATTCTAAATTGATCCCTAAACTTCAAAATATTCACATTGAATCCTCAAACTAAAGTATCGTTTTAATCAGGTCCTTCAATGAGTCTAGTTATCAGCATTGGAATTAAATGTGAAATTGGACCTGCCatggttcttttattttttttggaacaTGTATGGGTTAATAAATATTCTTTGACTATTTCTGTTATTCCATTGTGTATCACTTCAGTGTTGGTTAATCTATATAGTTGTAGTTGAACTAAATGGATTTAAATAATACATTTAGGCATTGGGTAAACTTTCTGAAAAATTTATAGGTGaataaacaaaattttctttttattattgctttgatggTAATGGTCAGGTGAATTTGCTGCACTTCTTAATTCAGGTTCACAGATTTAACTGGAACTGATTATAGTGAAGGAGCAATTGACCTTGCTCGAACCCTAGCTGATCGAGATGGATTTTCAAACATCAAGTTTCTGGTATGGATGGAATTCTATGAAATCTAACTGAATCTAAGTACAGGCTGTTTTTGTTCACCCTTTAAAAGAAATTAGTATTATCATGTTCTATGAATTGAAGTGCTTATCTCTGATTTGAAATGAATTGCTGTATGGTTTCTTTATGTGTGCATTTTTTTATTCCCATTctttgtatatttatttacaCTTGCTTATACATCACATTGTCTTGGTTCTTACTTTTGATTCTTGTTTAATCTTTGGATCTTCCTCATCCAATTGTCTTAGATCAGATGACAAGTTTGCTTTTATTGCATCTATTACTGAGAAACCATTGAACCCATAGGCAATTTGCTTACCTTGCACTTATCAACCATtcttatttttagatatttgttTGATCTTTAAAACTTTCTCAACCTCTTGAGGGGTgctataaaccaaaatataacGGCTTGGGGAAGTTAGGGCCTTCTATGCAGtccaaaatacaaatttaagATCCATTTGTGAAGAAAACCGGATATTGAGACTTTGAACACCTGTCTGAGAGATTAGGATGGAGATGTAGGTTTCTTATGAAGAAACAGGAGCATTCAAAACATTCTGGGTTGAAATTGAATTCCTACATAATTGATCACTCTCTTAATGCTCAACTGTTCTCAAAGCACCTTGACCGTTGCTATTTCATTTGGTCCTTAGGTTGATGATATTCTTGAGACAAAGTTGGATAGACAGTTTCAACTTGTCATGGATAAGGGGACTCTCGATGCCATTGGCTTGCATCCTGATGGGCCTATCAAAAGGTAATAGTGATTTCATCTCTACTAAAGTATCTCCCTTCATATGCTGTTTCCTCAGTACAGTGATATATATAACAAATAACTGATTATCAGGAAGTTCACATCCATGCAAGTAGAATCTCATGAATTAAATCGTACAATTTGCACTTATGTATATGATATGCATTAGTTTGGATCTTTTTTAGTAGCTCTAGCTTCTACAGTTGTTATCACTTTCTACTTGATCACCTTTTAAGATTTTCTTGAACTTTTTCGTTTCAGGATTATGTATTGGGATTCAGTTTCAAAGTTGTTGGCCCCCGGTGGAATATTAGTAAGCACCTTACAGGcttgtttatggttttattttatttcatcaaaACTTCTGTGGTGAAATGAGATCCATTGCAATCAAAGCTCGAGCTTGAGTAGTACCTCTTTTTATATATACACGCACATATACACATGCCCACTCACATTCCAATTGTgtacatatacaaataaaagtCAAAATTCCAATTGCGCTCACTAGTTTTGCTCAAGCCAAGGTTTCGTCTCCAGCTTTCTTGACTACTTGGATAAGTTCAAATATTCTTAAATTCAATCCTTAGTATAGCTTTGACAAGGCTAGTATCTCAGTGTGAGAATTGAATTTAAATGAATTTACAGTACCGCCTATGTTACTGGGCCTTATATATGTCTTATGCAAGTATGTGTCTGAGCCGGGTATCTTCAATTCTTTTTCTAGGTTATTCTGAGTTTGGAGGGTCATTTCTTTCTCGTACTCTTATCCAAAAATGTGTTAGATATGAgtacttaaagaaaaatgaagagttggagcAACATGTATTACTCTTTGTAGATTgagcaattttatttttaatgatgtttGTAGGTGATTACATCTTGCAACCATACAAAAGATGAATTGGTCCAAGAGGTGGAAAATTTCAATCAAAGGAACATTGCAATATCCCAGGAGCCAAGTGCAACGAAGGACCAAGAGACACACAGAGATCATCCCCCGTTTCGATATCTGAATCATGTTCGGACTTATCCTACATTCATGTTTGGTGGATCTGTGGGATCACGTGTTGCCACTGTTGCGTTTCTAAGGAACTAAATTCAAAGCTTCGGTCTTTTGTCATGAACGGACTTCACTTTTTTGGATTGTCGTGGTTGAAAATGGTTAAGGATCATGCATGCTGATTGGGACTGGATAGATAGACGTTTGAAACTTTTATTTATCGGATTCTTGATTATGTTTTATTTCCATGAAAGATACTGGTGTAGCTTGTGGTGGGATTATCCTAGGCAATTGTGTACCATACGTGGTGTAAGGGTTATGCAATTGATTACCAATCATGCCTGCCTTTTGAGTTTTGATTCCATGTGCTTCTGTTGCTTGTTTAGTTTCTTGACCGGTAGAGTGATAACAGGAAATTTGAGACAATCCAATATATATTGCAAAATTAAGGTGTTTCATTAATTTGTTTTCCTTGTATTCTTGTCTGATTCGAATCTTGAATcttcaattttgaattttgaacgTCCACAAGCGTTTGAGGGGGAGGAAATCCCATATGGATAGCAAAGGATTGAACTCCGTTTTCTATGGAAAAAACTGGTACAGAAACatgatgaaataaaaaagaagataaaactCACATTAAATGCACATGTTGCATAAAATTACCTCAATTAATTTTGAagtaaaatagatttttttatttaatacattataTGCACATGttgcataaaattttaaattttatttgataaaatgcaaaattattTAATACGTCTCACTAaactgtttttataaaatttatttattttattgattattacagaaaattgaaacttttaaaattttattttaggcatTTAGCTAGTAAAATAATATCATCTCTCATTTGTCATTTCTTAGGTAAAAAAAACTAGACTTGGAGAAGCGAGCTTAATGGTTAAAATTTTTCCTTTAATCAAAATGATAAGGGaacgaaagaagaaaaaaagcatttttattgaaatatattatttgttaaagtttaaaagcaaatttaatcaaaatgataattaaaagaaAGTATGGTACAATTGCTATAAAAGTATTTTTCCAAGTATGATTTAATAAACAAAATGCAATATAATAGACTAaatgttatatttgaaattttgtttgaaaaatatattaGATAATCATTCTTTcgttttagtttactaaaataaATTGAAGTGATTATGTATGCAAGAAAATTTAAGGGAAATTTAAAGAATTAGTATTGAAATTACTTTCTATATTCCTAAATCCTGACAGGCTgagaatataaaattaatttgaaatttaattatgagAATCCCAAGAAAATTAATTTGCTTGAACCAAACATACCCTAGAAGTTAAAACATGTGTAAAACTAAGATTTGTATATGGTTTACATAATTTAACAA
It includes:
- the LOC107912767 gene encoding EEF1A lysine methyltransferase 2: MAGMRLSPEESTEANQHLQLPQQQLQTGREAASDDDRSVAADSWSIKSDYGSTLDDEQRHADAAEALSSAANFRPASDYSSDKDEPDAETSMLGLQSYWDAAYLDELANFREHGHVGEIWFGTDVMDTVISWTKSLCTDVSQGHIPNHVGEPKPQSVEHDEKYLSCWSVLDIGTGNGLLLQELSKQGFTDLTGTDYSEGAIDLARTLADRDGFSNIKFLVDDILETKLDRQFQLVMDKGTLDAIGLHPDGPIKRIMYWDSVSKLLAPGGILVITSCNHTKDELVQEVENFNQRNIAISQEPSATKDQETHRDHPPFRYLNHVRTYPTFMFGGSVGSRVATVAFLRN